In Maylandia zebra isolate NMK-2024a linkage group LG12, Mzebra_GT3a, whole genome shotgun sequence, a single genomic region encodes these proteins:
- the drc10 gene encoding dynein regulatory complex protein 10 isoform X2: MSEDWFALVPNSQSEDGCLVQSKHLSSEAHIILSTLENCISKIETAAALPTLLHLNSKSEIVDKDLSKALEKHRIVVERLEKLKSLKQESVEEQIRDARIGGEKERAQLGNDLKNSVRDILRYCRAHSDGIIGLRAELDIKIEEKEYKLIKGLKVLHSHMVEKFLISPDEELQLITKQKEFSSSAKDLEKNISLEEEEVAKAIQQVDAEISQKENTIKHLESLLQACSPQEGDVSDDNMSPFEDKQVQAHIQVSKLKQDRLQQEIDQLKIQLKNVVLENRQAERLLQEKNEKMQGKIDSLIQKFDNEIGEIQAKLEVNENAYEMEDNERKKFEKPFATLEMEYNQIQERRRLAEEKRQEEIRELELKTKAAILIQAWWRGYSVRKALKNKAKSKKAKRDKGKGKGKKTK, encoded by the exons ATGTCTGAAGATTGGTTTGCATTGGTGCCAAACAGCCAGTCAGAAGATGGTTGCTTGGTACAGAGCAAGCACCTCTCTAGTGAGGCTCATATTATTTTAAGTACACTTGAAAACTGCATCAGTAAAATTGAGACCGCAGCAGCTCTGCCCACTCTCCTCCACCTTAACAGTAAGTCTGAGATTGTTGACAAGGACTTGAGCAAGGCACTTGAAAAACATCGGATTGTAGTGGAAAGACTGGAGAAACTAAAAAGTCTCAAACAGGAGTCCGTTGAAGAACAAATAAGAGATGCCAGGATCggaggagagaaggagagagctCAGCTTGGGAATGATCTCAAGAACTCTGTCAGGGATATTCTCCGTTATTGCCGAGCCCATTCAGATGGCATTATTGGCTTGAGGGCGGAACTAGATATAAAAATAGAGGAAAAGGAGTACAAATTAATTAAAGGATTAAAGGTGCTTCATAGCCACATGGTAGAAAAGTTTCTGATCAGCCCGGACGAGGAGCTACAGCTCATCACAAAGCAGAAAGAGTTTTCATCCTCTGCAAAAGATCTGGAGAAAAATATTTcactggaggaagaagaagtagCTAAAGCTATACAGCAAGTAGATGCTGAG ATTTCCCAGAAAGAGAACACAATCAAACACTTGGAAAGTTTGCTGCAGGCGTGCAGCCCTCAAGAAGGTGATGTGTCAGATGATAACATGTCGCCTTTTGAAGACAAACAGGTGCAGGCACACATTCAGGTGTCAAAGCTGAAGCAGGACCGTTTACAGCAGGAAATTGATCAACTGAAAATTCAGCTCAAAAATGTTGTGCTTGAGAACAGACAGGCTGAGAGATTACTCCAAGAG aaaaatgaaaagatgCAAGGAAAAATTGACTCCTTAATCCAAAAGTTTGACAACGAAATAGGAGAAATCCAG GCCAAACTGGAGGTGAATGAAAATGCTTATGAAATGGAGGACAATGAGCGGAAGAAGTTTGAGAAACCCTTTGCTACCCTGGAGATGGAGTACAATCAGATCCAGGAGAGGAGGCGGCTGGCTGAAGAGAAGAGACAGGAGGAGATCAGAGAGCTGGAGTTGAAGACCAAAGCTGCCATTCTGATCCAGGCCTGGTGGAGAGGCTACAGCGTTCGCAAGGCCTTAAAGAACAAGGCCAAAAGCAAAAAGGCCAAAAGGGACAAAGGAAAGGGCAAAGGCAAGAAGACCAAATAA
- the drc10 gene encoding dynein regulatory complex protein 10 isoform X1 translates to MAIWYPSNRKTNKTHTLTERRLQSKPLSVDMSEDWFALVPNSQSEDGCLVQSKHLSSEAHIILSTLENCISKIETAAALPTLLHLNSKSEIVDKDLSKALEKHRIVVERLEKLKSLKQESVEEQIRDARIGGEKERAQLGNDLKNSVRDILRYCRAHSDGIIGLRAELDIKIEEKEYKLIKGLKVLHSHMVEKFLISPDEELQLITKQKEFSSSAKDLEKNISLEEEEVAKAIQQVDAEISQKENTIKHLESLLQACSPQEGDVSDDNMSPFEDKQVQAHIQVSKLKQDRLQQEIDQLKIQLKNVVLENRQAERLLQEKNEKMQGKIDSLIQKFDNEIGEIQAKLEVNENAYEMEDNERKKFEKPFATLEMEYNQIQERRRLAEEKRQEEIRELELKTKAAILIQAWWRGYSVRKALKNKAKSKKAKRDKGKGKGKKTK, encoded by the exons ATGGCTATTTGGTATCCTAGCaacaggaaaacaaataaaacccatACACTTACTGAGAGACGTCTACAG tcgaAGCCACTGAGTGTTGACATGTCTGAAGATTGGTTTGCATTGGTGCCAAACAGCCAGTCAGAAGATGGTTGCTTGGTACAGAGCAAGCACCTCTCTAGTGAGGCTCATATTATTTTAAGTACACTTGAAAACTGCATCAGTAAAATTGAGACCGCAGCAGCTCTGCCCACTCTCCTCCACCTTAACAGTAAGTCTGAGATTGTTGACAAGGACTTGAGCAAGGCACTTGAAAAACATCGGATTGTAGTGGAAAGACTGGAGAAACTAAAAAGTCTCAAACAGGAGTCCGTTGAAGAACAAATAAGAGATGCCAGGATCggaggagagaaggagagagctCAGCTTGGGAATGATCTCAAGAACTCTGTCAGGGATATTCTCCGTTATTGCCGAGCCCATTCAGATGGCATTATTGGCTTGAGGGCGGAACTAGATATAAAAATAGAGGAAAAGGAGTACAAATTAATTAAAGGATTAAAGGTGCTTCATAGCCACATGGTAGAAAAGTTTCTGATCAGCCCGGACGAGGAGCTACAGCTCATCACAAAGCAGAAAGAGTTTTCATCCTCTGCAAAAGATCTGGAGAAAAATATTTcactggaggaagaagaagtagCTAAAGCTATACAGCAAGTAGATGCTGAG ATTTCCCAGAAAGAGAACACAATCAAACACTTGGAAAGTTTGCTGCAGGCGTGCAGCCCTCAAGAAGGTGATGTGTCAGATGATAACATGTCGCCTTTTGAAGACAAACAGGTGCAGGCACACATTCAGGTGTCAAAGCTGAAGCAGGACCGTTTACAGCAGGAAATTGATCAACTGAAAATTCAGCTCAAAAATGTTGTGCTTGAGAACAGACAGGCTGAGAGATTACTCCAAGAG aaaaatgaaaagatgCAAGGAAAAATTGACTCCTTAATCCAAAAGTTTGACAACGAAATAGGAGAAATCCAG GCCAAACTGGAGGTGAATGAAAATGCTTATGAAATGGAGGACAATGAGCGGAAGAAGTTTGAGAAACCCTTTGCTACCCTGGAGATGGAGTACAATCAGATCCAGGAGAGGAGGCGGCTGGCTGAAGAGAAGAGACAGGAGGAGATCAGAGAGCTGGAGTTGAAGACCAAAGCTGCCATTCTGATCCAGGCCTGGTGGAGAGGCTACAGCGTTCGCAAGGCCTTAAAGAACAAGGCCAAAAGCAAAAAGGCCAAAAGGGACAAAGGAAAGGGCAAAGGCAAGAAGACCAAATAA
- the tpcn1 gene encoding two pore channel protein 1 isoform X2 has translation METDDDVPLILTWDEANSGLLSEEPERGDENGGGSYDVVNNAVISTPGPQNYRSQNVSLRQSWEMNYQEAAIYLQEGENNDKFFTHPRNPKALAAYLFAHNHLFYMMELLTGLLLLMLSLCEAPAVPSLRLDVYVHATLELLALVMVAFELCMKLRWLGFHTFIRHKRTMVKTCVLLVQFVEAIVVLIRQTSHMRVTRALRPIFLVDCRYCGAVRRNLRQIFQSLPPFIDILLLLLFFMVIFAILGFCLFSTNTSDPYFNTMENSLVSLFVLLTTANFPDVMMPAYSKNRWSCVFFIVYLSIELYFIMNLLLAVVFDTFNDVEKMKFKSLLLHKRSAIDHAFQLLVSRQRPMGVSLKQFDGLMRFYRPRMSARDRFLTYKALNTSGAPMLSLQDFYKFYEVTGLKWKARRSGEHWFDDLPHTAFLIFKGIHLLVKSKAFQYTMYVVVAINGVWILVETYQLNSGFSWSKLVPWSYIVFLTIYGVEVLLKISGLGPVAYFSSGWNLFDFSVTVFAFLGLIALAFDKEPFYFIVILRPLQLLRLFKIKQRYRNVLDTMFELFPRMASLGLTLIIFYYSFAIVGMEFFADVVYPNCCNTSTVADSYRLINNTQGNKTVLEEGYYYLNNFNNILSSFVTLFELTVVNNWYITMEGVTSMTSHWSRLYFMTFYIVTMVVMTIIVAFILDAFVFRMNYSRKNREPLENPEDENGIVFEVEVSRDDVLAALELYKQMCPGSSSLSSLQGVLQTMDKSGHSSLVYLGRRSRTKSDLSMKMYEEEIQEWYAEYSREALPEPDQSLERDPDSPMPDLSPFPEPQLNSQTGPHSIN, from the exons ATGGAGACTGACGACGATGTGCCTCTCATCTTAACCTGGGACGAAGCAAATAGTGGTCTGCTCAGCGAGGAGCCTGAAAGAGGAGACGAAA ATGGAGGAGGCAGTTATGACGTAGTTAACAACGCTGTGATCTCAACACCTGGCCCACAAAACTACAGATCCCAAAATGTGTCCTTGCGACAAAGCTGGGAGATGAACTACCAAGAGGCAGCCATCTACCTGCAG GAAGGAGAGAACAATGATAAGTTCTTCACTCACCCTCGAAACCCAAAGGCACTTGCGGCGTACCTGTTTGCGCACAACCACCTGTTCTACATGATGGAGCTGCTGAcaggcctgctgctgctgatgctcTCACTGTGCGAGGCTCCTGCTGTACCCTCACTGCGCCTGGATGTCTAT GTCCACGCCACGCTGGAGCTGCTGGCTTTGGTTATGGTGGCATTTGAGCTATGCATGAAACTCCGCTGGTTAGGCTTCCACACCTTCATACGGCACAAGAGGACAATGGTTAAG ACGTGTGTGTTACTGGTACAGTTTGTGGAGGCCATAGTGGTTCTGATCCGACAAACTTCTCACATGCGAGTGACCAGAGCGCTCAGACCAATATTCCTGGTGGACTGTAGATATTGTGGTGCTGTGCGCAG AAACTTGCGTCAGATCTTCCAGTCTCTCCCGCCTTTTATTGAcatcctcctgctgctgcttttcttcATGGTTATATTTGCTATTCTTG GCTTCTGTCTCTTCTCCACGAACACCTCTGATCCG TACTTCAACACTATGGAGAACAGCCTTGTCAGCCTGtttgtgctgctgaccacagcaAA TTTCCCTGATGTGATGATGCCAGCATACTCCAAGAACCGCTGGTCCTGTGTTTTCTTCATTGTATACCTCTCTATCGAGCTCTACTTTATCATGAACCTG CTCCTGGCGGTCGTGTTTGATACATTTAATGATGTTGAGAAAATGAAGTTTAAATCTCTCTTGCTTCACAAACGCTCTGCTATCGACCATGCCTTTCAGCTGTTAGTTAGCCGTCAG AGACCGATGGGTGTGTCTCTGAAGCAGTTCGATGGTCTGATGCGTTTTTACAGACCACGCATGTCTGCAAGAGACCGATTCCTCACTTACAAAGCTCTTAACACATCAGGGGCTCCCATGCTCAG CCTGCAGGACTTTTATAAGTTCTATGAGGTCACTGGCCTTAAATGGAAG GCACGTCGCAGTGGAGAACACTGGTTTGATGATCTTCCACACACAGCCTTCCTCATTTTCAA AGGTATCCATTTGCTTGTGAAGTCAAAGGCCTTTCAGTATACTATGT ATGTGGTGGTGGCCATCAACGGTGTTTGGATCCTTGTGGAGACGTACCAGCTGAATA GTGGATTTTCCTGGTCCAAATTGGTTCCCTGGAGTTACATTGTTTTTCTGACCA TTTATGGTGTAGAAGTGTTATTGAAAATATCAGGTTTGGGGCCAGTTGCCTATTTCAGCTCTGGGTGGAATCT GTTTGACTTCTCTGTGACGGTTTTTGCCTTCTTGGGCCTCATTGCTCTTGCCTTCGATAAGGAGCCGTTCTACTTTATTGTAATTCTCAGACCGCTTCAGCTGCTAAG GTTATTTAAGATAAAGCAGAGGTATCGTAATGTTTTAGACACCATGTTTGAGCTCTTCCCCAGGATGGCCAGTCTAGGGTTGACATTAATCATCTTCTACTATTCCTTTGCTATTGTGGGAATGGAGTTCTTTGCAGATGTGGTTTACCCCAACTGCTGCAA tACGAGCACAGTGGCCGATTCCTACAGACtgatcaacaacacacaaggcAACAAAACAGTGCTGGAAGAGGGCTACTATTATCTCAATAACTTCAACAACATCCTCAGTAGCTTTG TGACTCTGTTTGAACTGACCGTGGTCAACAACTGGTACATCACTATG GAAGGAGTGACGTCTATGACGAGCCACTGGAGCCGTCTGTACTTCATGACTTTTTATATAGTTACAATG GTGGTGATGACCATTATCGTGGCGTTCATTTTAGATGCATTTGTGTTCCGCATGAACTACAGTCGCAAGAACCGGGAACCGCTAGAAAATCCAGAGG ATGAGAATGGGATCGTGTTTGAAGTAGAGGTGAGTCGTGATGACGTTCTCGCCGCTCTCGAGCTGTACAAACAGATGTGCCCAGGATCGTCTTCCCTCAGCTCTCTCCAGGGAGTCTTACAGACTATGGACAAAAGTGGG CACTCGTCTTTAGTGTACCTAGGTCGCAGGTCTAGGACGAAGAGCGACCTCAGCATGAAAATGTACGAGGAGGAGATACAG GAGTGGTATGCAGAATATTCGAGGGAAGCCCTGCCTGAACCAGACCAAAGCCTGGAGCGGGATCCAGACAGCCCCATGCCTGACTTGTCTCCCTTCCCAGAGCCTCAGCTCAACTCACAGACTGGACCTCACAGCATCAATTAA
- the tpcn1 gene encoding two pore channel protein 1 isoform X1 has product MESSHTQAAGFREDQSHIESPVVTSSFALQLELECIDGGGSYDVVNNAVISTPGPQNYRSQNVSLRQSWEMNYQEAAIYLQEGENNDKFFTHPRNPKALAAYLFAHNHLFYMMELLTGLLLLMLSLCEAPAVPSLRLDVYVHATLELLALVMVAFELCMKLRWLGFHTFIRHKRTMVKTCVLLVQFVEAIVVLIRQTSHMRVTRALRPIFLVDCRYCGAVRRNLRQIFQSLPPFIDILLLLLFFMVIFAILGFCLFSTNTSDPYFNTMENSLVSLFVLLTTANFPDVMMPAYSKNRWSCVFFIVYLSIELYFIMNLLLAVVFDTFNDVEKMKFKSLLLHKRSAIDHAFQLLVSRQRPMGVSLKQFDGLMRFYRPRMSARDRFLTYKALNTSGAPMLSLQDFYKFYEVTGLKWKARRSGEHWFDDLPHTAFLIFKGIHLLVKSKAFQYTMYVVVAINGVWILVETYQLNSGFSWSKLVPWSYIVFLTIYGVEVLLKISGLGPVAYFSSGWNLFDFSVTVFAFLGLIALAFDKEPFYFIVILRPLQLLRLFKIKQRYRNVLDTMFELFPRMASLGLTLIIFYYSFAIVGMEFFADVVYPNCCNTSTVADSYRLINNTQGNKTVLEEGYYYLNNFNNILSSFVTLFELTVVNNWYITMEGVTSMTSHWSRLYFMTFYIVTMVVMTIIVAFILDAFVFRMNYSRKNREPLENPEDENGIVFEVEVSRDDVLAALELYKQMCPGSSSLSSLQGVLQTMDKSGHSSLVYLGRRSRTKSDLSMKMYEEEIQEWYAEYSREALPEPDQSLERDPDSPMPDLSPFPEPQLNSQTGPHSIN; this is encoded by the exons ATGGAGAGTTCGCACACACAGGCAGCTGGTTTCCGTGAAGATCAGTCGCATATCGAGAGCCCTGTAGTGACTTCATCCTTTGCCTTACAGCTAGAACTAGAATGCATTG ATGGAGGAGGCAGTTATGACGTAGTTAACAACGCTGTGATCTCAACACCTGGCCCACAAAACTACAGATCCCAAAATGTGTCCTTGCGACAAAGCTGGGAGATGAACTACCAAGAGGCAGCCATCTACCTGCAG GAAGGAGAGAACAATGATAAGTTCTTCACTCACCCTCGAAACCCAAAGGCACTTGCGGCGTACCTGTTTGCGCACAACCACCTGTTCTACATGATGGAGCTGCTGAcaggcctgctgctgctgatgctcTCACTGTGCGAGGCTCCTGCTGTACCCTCACTGCGCCTGGATGTCTAT GTCCACGCCACGCTGGAGCTGCTGGCTTTGGTTATGGTGGCATTTGAGCTATGCATGAAACTCCGCTGGTTAGGCTTCCACACCTTCATACGGCACAAGAGGACAATGGTTAAG ACGTGTGTGTTACTGGTACAGTTTGTGGAGGCCATAGTGGTTCTGATCCGACAAACTTCTCACATGCGAGTGACCAGAGCGCTCAGACCAATATTCCTGGTGGACTGTAGATATTGTGGTGCTGTGCGCAG AAACTTGCGTCAGATCTTCCAGTCTCTCCCGCCTTTTATTGAcatcctcctgctgctgcttttcttcATGGTTATATTTGCTATTCTTG GCTTCTGTCTCTTCTCCACGAACACCTCTGATCCG TACTTCAACACTATGGAGAACAGCCTTGTCAGCCTGtttgtgctgctgaccacagcaAA TTTCCCTGATGTGATGATGCCAGCATACTCCAAGAACCGCTGGTCCTGTGTTTTCTTCATTGTATACCTCTCTATCGAGCTCTACTTTATCATGAACCTG CTCCTGGCGGTCGTGTTTGATACATTTAATGATGTTGAGAAAATGAAGTTTAAATCTCTCTTGCTTCACAAACGCTCTGCTATCGACCATGCCTTTCAGCTGTTAGTTAGCCGTCAG AGACCGATGGGTGTGTCTCTGAAGCAGTTCGATGGTCTGATGCGTTTTTACAGACCACGCATGTCTGCAAGAGACCGATTCCTCACTTACAAAGCTCTTAACACATCAGGGGCTCCCATGCTCAG CCTGCAGGACTTTTATAAGTTCTATGAGGTCACTGGCCTTAAATGGAAG GCACGTCGCAGTGGAGAACACTGGTTTGATGATCTTCCACACACAGCCTTCCTCATTTTCAA AGGTATCCATTTGCTTGTGAAGTCAAAGGCCTTTCAGTATACTATGT ATGTGGTGGTGGCCATCAACGGTGTTTGGATCCTTGTGGAGACGTACCAGCTGAATA GTGGATTTTCCTGGTCCAAATTGGTTCCCTGGAGTTACATTGTTTTTCTGACCA TTTATGGTGTAGAAGTGTTATTGAAAATATCAGGTTTGGGGCCAGTTGCCTATTTCAGCTCTGGGTGGAATCT GTTTGACTTCTCTGTGACGGTTTTTGCCTTCTTGGGCCTCATTGCTCTTGCCTTCGATAAGGAGCCGTTCTACTTTATTGTAATTCTCAGACCGCTTCAGCTGCTAAG GTTATTTAAGATAAAGCAGAGGTATCGTAATGTTTTAGACACCATGTTTGAGCTCTTCCCCAGGATGGCCAGTCTAGGGTTGACATTAATCATCTTCTACTATTCCTTTGCTATTGTGGGAATGGAGTTCTTTGCAGATGTGGTTTACCCCAACTGCTGCAA tACGAGCACAGTGGCCGATTCCTACAGACtgatcaacaacacacaaggcAACAAAACAGTGCTGGAAGAGGGCTACTATTATCTCAATAACTTCAACAACATCCTCAGTAGCTTTG TGACTCTGTTTGAACTGACCGTGGTCAACAACTGGTACATCACTATG GAAGGAGTGACGTCTATGACGAGCCACTGGAGCCGTCTGTACTTCATGACTTTTTATATAGTTACAATG GTGGTGATGACCATTATCGTGGCGTTCATTTTAGATGCATTTGTGTTCCGCATGAACTACAGTCGCAAGAACCGGGAACCGCTAGAAAATCCAGAGG ATGAGAATGGGATCGTGTTTGAAGTAGAGGTGAGTCGTGATGACGTTCTCGCCGCTCTCGAGCTGTACAAACAGATGTGCCCAGGATCGTCTTCCCTCAGCTCTCTCCAGGGAGTCTTACAGACTATGGACAAAAGTGGG CACTCGTCTTTAGTGTACCTAGGTCGCAGGTCTAGGACGAAGAGCGACCTCAGCATGAAAATGTACGAGGAGGAGATACAG GAGTGGTATGCAGAATATTCGAGGGAAGCCCTGCCTGAACCAGACCAAAGCCTGGAGCGGGATCCAGACAGCCCCATGCCTGACTTGTCTCCCTTCCCAGAGCCTCAGCTCAACTCACAGACTGGACCTCACAGCATCAATTAA
- the tpcn1 gene encoding two pore channel protein 1 isoform X3, translating into MNYQEAAIYLQEGENNDKFFTHPRNPKALAAYLFAHNHLFYMMELLTGLLLLMLSLCEAPAVPSLRLDVYVHATLELLALVMVAFELCMKLRWLGFHTFIRHKRTMVKTCVLLVQFVEAIVVLIRQTSHMRVTRALRPIFLVDCRYCGAVRRNLRQIFQSLPPFIDILLLLLFFMVIFAILGFCLFSTNTSDPYFNTMENSLVSLFVLLTTANFPDVMMPAYSKNRWSCVFFIVYLSIELYFIMNLLLAVVFDTFNDVEKMKFKSLLLHKRSAIDHAFQLLVSRQRPMGVSLKQFDGLMRFYRPRMSARDRFLTYKALNTSGAPMLSLQDFYKFYEVTGLKWKARRSGEHWFDDLPHTAFLIFKGIHLLVKSKAFQYTMYVVVAINGVWILVETYQLNSGFSWSKLVPWSYIVFLTIYGVEVLLKISGLGPVAYFSSGWNLFDFSVTVFAFLGLIALAFDKEPFYFIVILRPLQLLRLFKIKQRYRNVLDTMFELFPRMASLGLTLIIFYYSFAIVGMEFFADVVYPNCCNTSTVADSYRLINNTQGNKTVLEEGYYYLNNFNNILSSFVTLFELTVVNNWYITMEGVTSMTSHWSRLYFMTFYIVTMVVMTIIVAFILDAFVFRMNYSRKNREPLENPEDENGIVFEVEVSRDDVLAALELYKQMCPGSSSLSSLQGVLQTMDKSGHSSLVYLGRRSRTKSDLSMKMYEEEIQEWYAEYSREALPEPDQSLERDPDSPMPDLSPFPEPQLNSQTGPHSIN; encoded by the exons ATGAACTACCAAGAGGCAGCCATCTACCTGCAG GAAGGAGAGAACAATGATAAGTTCTTCACTCACCCTCGAAACCCAAAGGCACTTGCGGCGTACCTGTTTGCGCACAACCACCTGTTCTACATGATGGAGCTGCTGAcaggcctgctgctgctgatgctcTCACTGTGCGAGGCTCCTGCTGTACCCTCACTGCGCCTGGATGTCTAT GTCCACGCCACGCTGGAGCTGCTGGCTTTGGTTATGGTGGCATTTGAGCTATGCATGAAACTCCGCTGGTTAGGCTTCCACACCTTCATACGGCACAAGAGGACAATGGTTAAG ACGTGTGTGTTACTGGTACAGTTTGTGGAGGCCATAGTGGTTCTGATCCGACAAACTTCTCACATGCGAGTGACCAGAGCGCTCAGACCAATATTCCTGGTGGACTGTAGATATTGTGGTGCTGTGCGCAG AAACTTGCGTCAGATCTTCCAGTCTCTCCCGCCTTTTATTGAcatcctcctgctgctgcttttcttcATGGTTATATTTGCTATTCTTG GCTTCTGTCTCTTCTCCACGAACACCTCTGATCCG TACTTCAACACTATGGAGAACAGCCTTGTCAGCCTGtttgtgctgctgaccacagcaAA TTTCCCTGATGTGATGATGCCAGCATACTCCAAGAACCGCTGGTCCTGTGTTTTCTTCATTGTATACCTCTCTATCGAGCTCTACTTTATCATGAACCTG CTCCTGGCGGTCGTGTTTGATACATTTAATGATGTTGAGAAAATGAAGTTTAAATCTCTCTTGCTTCACAAACGCTCTGCTATCGACCATGCCTTTCAGCTGTTAGTTAGCCGTCAG AGACCGATGGGTGTGTCTCTGAAGCAGTTCGATGGTCTGATGCGTTTTTACAGACCACGCATGTCTGCAAGAGACCGATTCCTCACTTACAAAGCTCTTAACACATCAGGGGCTCCCATGCTCAG CCTGCAGGACTTTTATAAGTTCTATGAGGTCACTGGCCTTAAATGGAAG GCACGTCGCAGTGGAGAACACTGGTTTGATGATCTTCCACACACAGCCTTCCTCATTTTCAA AGGTATCCATTTGCTTGTGAAGTCAAAGGCCTTTCAGTATACTATGT ATGTGGTGGTGGCCATCAACGGTGTTTGGATCCTTGTGGAGACGTACCAGCTGAATA GTGGATTTTCCTGGTCCAAATTGGTTCCCTGGAGTTACATTGTTTTTCTGACCA TTTATGGTGTAGAAGTGTTATTGAAAATATCAGGTTTGGGGCCAGTTGCCTATTTCAGCTCTGGGTGGAATCT GTTTGACTTCTCTGTGACGGTTTTTGCCTTCTTGGGCCTCATTGCTCTTGCCTTCGATAAGGAGCCGTTCTACTTTATTGTAATTCTCAGACCGCTTCAGCTGCTAAG GTTATTTAAGATAAAGCAGAGGTATCGTAATGTTTTAGACACCATGTTTGAGCTCTTCCCCAGGATGGCCAGTCTAGGGTTGACATTAATCATCTTCTACTATTCCTTTGCTATTGTGGGAATGGAGTTCTTTGCAGATGTGGTTTACCCCAACTGCTGCAA tACGAGCACAGTGGCCGATTCCTACAGACtgatcaacaacacacaaggcAACAAAACAGTGCTGGAAGAGGGCTACTATTATCTCAATAACTTCAACAACATCCTCAGTAGCTTTG TGACTCTGTTTGAACTGACCGTGGTCAACAACTGGTACATCACTATG GAAGGAGTGACGTCTATGACGAGCCACTGGAGCCGTCTGTACTTCATGACTTTTTATATAGTTACAATG GTGGTGATGACCATTATCGTGGCGTTCATTTTAGATGCATTTGTGTTCCGCATGAACTACAGTCGCAAGAACCGGGAACCGCTAGAAAATCCAGAGG ATGAGAATGGGATCGTGTTTGAAGTAGAGGTGAGTCGTGATGACGTTCTCGCCGCTCTCGAGCTGTACAAACAGATGTGCCCAGGATCGTCTTCCCTCAGCTCTCTCCAGGGAGTCTTACAGACTATGGACAAAAGTGGG CACTCGTCTTTAGTGTACCTAGGTCGCAGGTCTAGGACGAAGAGCGACCTCAGCATGAAAATGTACGAGGAGGAGATACAG GAGTGGTATGCAGAATATTCGAGGGAAGCCCTGCCTGAACCAGACCAAAGCCTGGAGCGGGATCCAGACAGCCCCATGCCTGACTTGTCTCCCTTCCCAGAGCCTCAGCTCAACTCACAGACTGGACCTCACAGCATCAATTAA